In one Aromatoleum aromaticum EbN1 genomic region, the following are encoded:
- a CDS encoding PhaM family polyhydroxyalkanoate granule multifunctional regulatory protein, which translates to MSKETSAKDPLEFVRGMWSSMGFSLPGMVTPTLDVDELDKRIADLKAVENWLKMNLNMLQMTIQGLEMQRVAIATMQAMTQQAREATENPGQQGDNPFAAAAMWPWNLMGGTPPAADEPSPPPERKKAEPKPSAATAKSTTQPK; encoded by the coding sequence GTGTCGAAAGAAACGTCAGCCAAGGATCCGCTCGAGTTCGTGCGCGGCATGTGGAGCAGCATGGGGTTTTCGCTGCCCGGGATGGTCACGCCGACGCTCGACGTCGATGAACTCGACAAGCGGATCGCCGACCTGAAGGCGGTCGAAAACTGGCTCAAGATGAACCTGAACATGCTGCAGATGACGATCCAAGGGCTGGAGATGCAGCGCGTCGCGATCGCCACGATGCAGGCCATGACGCAGCAGGCGCGCGAGGCGACGGAAAATCCCGGCCAGCAGGGGGACAACCCGTTCGCCGCGGCGGCGATGTGGCCGTGGAACCTGATGGGGGGAACGCCGCCTGCAGCCGATGAGCCGTCGCCGCCGCCTGAGCGGAAGAAGGCCGAACCGAAGCCTTCCGCCGCGACGGCCAAGTCGACGACGCAGCCGAAGTAG
- a CDS encoding CaiB/BaiF CoA transferase family protein: protein MRPKPLHGLRILDLTRLLPGPLATQHLADYGAEVIKIEDTCAGDYARTMGAMNGATSYFYQVVNRGKKSLRLDLKNEAGRALFLRLVASADVVVEGFRPGVMDKLGLGYATLAEAKPAIVYCSISGYGQTGPYAQRAGHDINYLGYSGVLDQIGAPGGPPAIPNLQIGDLLGGSLSALLGLLVAVIDAKATGRGRHVDVAMTDAALAHAIFPLVEVLAHGGVRPRGEDLLTGGVPCYGVYETADGRHMAVGALEEKFWLLVCDTLGRPDLKAAHLATGTDGRQARNEVAAIFRSRTQAEWVDIFDAVDCCVTPVLRLEESLANPHIIARGMVVEVGGVRQFAPPVRLSEFEPEAATAVPEAGGNSDEILAGLGLNAAQIARLRADAVI, encoded by the coding sequence ATGCGACCGAAACCCCTGCACGGCCTGCGAATCCTCGACCTCACGCGCCTTCTGCCCGGCCCGCTCGCGACCCAGCACCTGGCCGATTATGGCGCCGAAGTCATCAAGATCGAGGACACCTGCGCCGGCGATTACGCGCGCACGATGGGCGCGATGAACGGCGCGACGAGCTATTTCTACCAGGTCGTCAATCGCGGCAAGAAGAGCCTGCGCCTCGACCTCAAGAACGAGGCGGGGCGCGCGCTGTTCCTGCGCCTCGTGGCGAGCGCCGACGTCGTCGTCGAAGGCTTCCGCCCGGGCGTGATGGACAAGCTCGGCCTCGGCTACGCCACGCTCGCCGAGGCAAAACCGGCGATCGTCTACTGCAGCATCTCCGGCTACGGCCAGACCGGCCCGTACGCGCAGCGCGCCGGCCACGACATCAACTATCTGGGCTATTCCGGAGTGCTCGACCAGATCGGCGCGCCCGGAGGGCCGCCGGCGATCCCGAACCTGCAGATCGGCGACCTGCTCGGCGGCAGCCTGTCCGCGCTGCTCGGCCTGCTCGTCGCCGTCATCGACGCGAAGGCGACCGGGCGCGGCCGCCATGTGGACGTCGCGATGACCGACGCGGCGCTCGCCCATGCGATCTTTCCGCTCGTCGAAGTGCTCGCGCACGGCGGCGTGCGCCCGCGCGGCGAGGATCTGCTGACGGGCGGCGTGCCGTGCTACGGCGTGTACGAGACTGCCGACGGGCGCCACATGGCGGTCGGCGCGCTCGAGGAGAAGTTCTGGCTGCTGGTGTGCGACACGCTCGGCCGCCCGGACCTCAAAGCGGCCCACCTGGCGACAGGCACGGACGGGAGGCAGGCGCGCAATGAGGTCGCAGCGATCTTCCGCAGCCGCACGCAGGCCGAATGGGTGGACATCTTCGACGCCGTCGATTGCTGCGTGACGCCGGTGCTGCGGCTCGAGGAAAGCCTCGCGAACCCTCACATCATCGCGCGCGGCATGGTCGTTGAAGTCGGTGGTGTGCGCCAGTTCGCGCCGCCGGTCCGCCTGTCGGAGTTCGAGCCGGAAGCGGCGACGGCAGTGCCCGAGGCAGGCGGGAATAGTGATGAAATCCTTGCGGGACTCGGGCTCAATGCAGCGCAGATTGCGCGACTGCGAGCCGATGCCGTGATCTGA